ggggagagagggagggagtgagagtgtgGAAGAAactgacaggaagagaaagagaaaggaaggaaggaagaaagaaagaaagaaaggaatgagagaaatagaTATCCTCGTAAGATATTGAGccaagagaaaatgagagagagagagagagagagagagagagagagagagagagagagagagagagagagattattattaccCAGAATGCCTCACTTACTTTTCATCTTCCTCGGTTACTTCGGTGAGACATCTGAAGGGACACAACACCTCTGTCTCACTCATGGGTCACGGATGCACCAAGAAAGTGTGTTTTGAGTGTTggcttcattctttttcttctgcatttctttttttttaaacttcattttttcttctgcatttttccttcttctacttctgcatttttcctttttctttcttcatttttcttctttttcttcttctgaatttttccttttttatttcttcatctttccttcttctacatttccttttttttttcttcatctttccttcttctacatttcctttttttttcttcatctttccttcttctacatttcctttttttttctactgtattttttctaatttttttcctgcatttttccttcttcttcttcttctacttttgcatttttctctcttcttcattctttcttctttttctccttcttcttcaattaacgtccttattttcctttgcGGGGTCAGCTTCATTCTAAGCAAAAATATAATTAGAATGAATGTTGGTGTGCAAGGAGAGCTAGAGGGACAGGCCAACACAGCAACAGACAAGAGATGATTTGAGAGATGAATCCGCAGCTCCATCATTTTATTTGAATGATATCTATGTACAAAAGTTATGTCCTCCGAGTCTTCCATCCTTATGACTGAAAGACTGTCCTCCGCCGTACATACTCAAGTAGACGTCTCAGTTTTGAACAATATTTTAAGGCCAAGTTGATAGGTTGACTTCTCATATACTTCTacaaccactaccattactactactactattattactaccactactataattactactacttttgGGGGGCATTAAATTTCTTCCATATCATAACATAACATGCAGGTTATATGACAAGCTCGgttaaggaaaataaattaaaggaaataGAACACTGACAGGAGATCACTCAGAGGGTCAAGTCTTTTAGGAACTGCCGATGTGAAGGTGAAAGCTCTGAACTCATATCTACATCTACAGGCTCCCAGCACTTGACTATATGCTTGGTGGTGCCTCCACTCCAAACTCCTCCCTCAGCTGGTGAATTGACTGGTCCCATCGCTCCTCAAAGTAAATATTCATCAACAGCCTCGCCGTCCGCCCAACCCTGATGGCCCACGGAAGGTACACCGACACATACTTCTGACGTTGTTTTGGACGGAATCGCAGCGGACCGAACACTGCAGCTCCGTAGCACATGGGGAGGCCAGTCTGTATGGCCTCGACCCATTTGACGGCGACCTCCCCCAGCATGTTCGTCGGCATCCCTAGTGTCGTGTGGAAGAGGTCATGCCCCTCTCGGTAACGCTGCATCACGTACGCAAGTTCCGGGTTGTCGACGAACTGCACCGGGAGGCGGGAATCGGGTGTGACCTTGTTGTCCTCAAGGAAGCTTATGTACATGCGGCCTAAGGTGTCTTTTGGTAGCTTAGCCAGGGTGTCCAAGTCAATGGTTGAACTGTTTATCCTCGGCTTGTCCACTAGTATCCTGCATCCCTCCGGATCCTCAACCATTGCAGTGTGTAAACGAGCCAGGGCCGAGCCTCCTGTCGTCTCGCCCAGCACGGCCACCATGTCGTGTCGTCTCGGGTCGAGCAACGCTGCCGCTGCTGCACCGAAGGTCAGGATCGTCTTCTGGAAGGGgtttgtgcgtatgtgtgtgtcgtACAGCGGGGGtgcctctacctcctcttcttctggtgGTGTGAATCCCAGTCTTGGGCTCTCTCCAGCTGCTGCGTGCTGgtataatgaataataaatactGCCGGTAATAAGTTGCAAATATGAATGTATTGGGCTGGGTATGCATTCCTTCATGCATTTAAGAAAAGTatacaggaagaagagggaagaggggggaggaggaagaagacgaggaggaggaggagaaggaagagtgcattgatgaagaaagataaaattTTGCTTGCATTCCTTATCTCCTGTTTTTATCCCATCAGGCAAACCAGACTCCATACCTGCTGCTGGTCTGATTCATGGTCAGCACTGTGGCTGCCGCTGGGTCTGTCTGGCTGCAGTGTGATAGGTATGGCCCTAGCCGAGCCCTCCATGGTCTGGGGGCTGCTGtcttgggtggtgatggtggtggccaaACATCGCCTCTCCCCTGTCAGGTAACAacaaaattaaatataaatacacTTTTTGTGATGTGGgagataaacaggaaaagaacTAGGGGAGGATACAGATTACCTGGGCCCTCTTTATCTGCAACTATCAAACTAACCAACTTCTCGCTGAATGTTCCCAACCCAATCTGATGTAATTTTGGGGATAGCTTTTACAACAGCCCCCTTGATGCATCCCTCGTCCCTTTTACTTGTTGCTGGTCTGCCTTTTCAATCTCCTTTACAATTTTATCTGGTCTATCTTTCCACTTTCATTTATTTACGGTCTTGTTTTCACATTAATtctcacttaattttctttctcttattttccagaTTTTGTATTGTCCTTAATATTTTCTACCTCTTTCAAAGCAAATAAAACCCTTCCTAAGCTttgttccttgtcctcctctaccttctaccTTCACATCAATTTTTGCTTTAGTTTCCTTTCTCTAATATCCCTGAAGTTGTATATTACTCCTTCAATATTGTCCACCTCTTCCTTGGTTTCAAAGATAAATAGAACATTTCCTTAGCTTTGGGTGATTGTTGAGGAGAGGGTAATCTATTAATTTTGAGACCAAATACGAGGGCTTTTATTATGGAGAAAGTTCTATGttccggaaatcactaaatgattgactctTCAATGCCTGAGGTGCACTTGCCACCACCCCATTCCCTCCGGCCAGCGTAGTGGACCCGCCCCCGCCacctgcactgcattcagggatcAAAATAGAATCCATAATATAAGTATTAGCTTGCCAAGAGGTGGCTACCCCTTCTTCAACATCGGCCCCTAGCTatttcttacctagatggggAGAACCCCCTCTAGAATCAGGTGACACCTccaaccaagacagcaagtagattgtCCTTTAGATGTTCTGATGGTTAGCTaatgtggcatcaccaagaccacacaaacAACTGCCAGAACACTCTTGAGTAAGTGCCAAGACAATATAGTCAGGTTGGCAATCCCGAGTGgagacacagcacagcacagccacAGCACAGGACACAAGTTTACAAGTCAAAGAGATGCTCAACAACCCAAAGTCAatcaaaatcataaaaaatttgACCGAGAGAAGTGTGGAGATGCCGTTTGAAAGCATTAACAGAATTCACCTCGACAACTGATTCGGGTAAattccaaatgctaatgacccACACTGAGAAGAAacgagctcaaacatcagtgttGTAATGAGGAACAAAAAGCTTAAAGGAGTGGCCTCTTGTGTCTCTGTTGAGATTTCTAACAAAGAGGTGACCTAGATTCGGACAAAACCCTTTCAGAATGTTGAACACCATAATGAGATCAGCTCTAATTAATCttcctttaatggaataaagactCAATCTAGCGAGACGTTCACTATATGGCAGATCATGGAAACCGGTAATTTTCTTGGTCCACCTCCTCTGAACATTCTCCAAAAGCCTAATGTCTCCTGTATAACCAGTGAACCAAGCCACAGAGGCAAAGTCCAAGATAGGACGAATATGCGAGATAAAAACTGACTTCATGAAATCAGGAGATCTGCAAAGGGTACCCTTTAGAATACTGTAACcaatgcctccagccttgccagtgatttctctcacatgcaaatgaaactttagggaggaatccaccctgaccccaagatccttATAGTTATCTACATCTTGTATGGGTTGGTTTCCAATAAAATATGGTAAAGGAGCAGGAGCATAAAGGAAATTCCTACAAAAGTTCATTCTGGCACATTTAccaactgagaaagataaacccCAAGAGCTGCTTGTGTTGTAAAGTGTTGATGTCCCTCTGCAAAATACTGTGAGAAATTAATTAGTTAGACTTAGAAATTTCAGTAGCTAGGTATAATTTaagatcatcagcaaataaacaaaacttacaatttagttctgaaacaacatgattaatgtaaatgagaaaaagcaagGGACCAATTACCGACCCTTGGGGAACACCACTGCTTACATCCGCTCTATAACTCTTACTACCATGGACAACTACTTGCATCTTTCTCCCACTCAAATAGTCTTTCAGCCATCCCAGCAAACACCCCCCAATCCCAATACTAGACAGCATTGTGAGTAATAATCTATGATCAACAACATTAAAAGCTTTCTTGAAATCAAAAAATATCACATCCACTGACATACCACTATCATAGAAATGAGTCACATAGTCATAAGTAAACAACAGTTGCTCGAAAACTGATCTACCCGTTCTAAAACCATACTGATGCTGTGAAAGTAAGTTATTATCTTTGAAATAAGAAGTAAGTTGAGGCACAATTATTCTTTCAAAAGATTTACAGCACACTGATGTCAAACTGATTGGTCTATAGTTGAGGGGATCAGAATGGATTCCACCTTTGAACAGTGGCATAACATTAGCATCTTTCCAGTCAGATGGGGCTTGGATTGATAAGAGATTTTCTGAACAACAAGAGCAAAGGATAACTAATGGAGGGGGCACATCTCTTTAAAAATACTGAAGGTATACCATCAGGGCCACAACAAGCAGAAGATTTCAGCTTAGAAAGGATAATCTCAATTTTAAAAATATCAGAActaaatatattaaatataaatTAATTGTCACAATGCTGAACAGGATAAGGATTCAATAAGTCAGCAGAAAATACACCAGAGAATGCATCAACAAAAAGATCTGCCATGTCAGTTGTGTCAGCGCACCAGCCATTATCTCCATACAGCGGTCCAATAGCAGGACGCTGAACCGTCTTGCTACGAAGATAGGAGTGAAAACGTTTAACATCAGGATTTCCGGAAGAAACTAAAGATCTTTCATATTTAATTACAGATTGATGGACAGCATCTTTTTATTGCACAGATATTGTCTTAAAAGAATGCCACAACCTCAAGGCTATTGGGGAAGATCTGCCAAACTTTGTCCAAGCATCCTTATAGTCCAACCATACTTGGCGTTCATGCCGttttaaagaaagaggtataGAGTTTGCCCAAGGAGGTTTCCTAATTCCTGATGCCTTCTTAATTGGAATAAATAGCTGAATGGCATCAAGCATTAAACTTTTAAATCTTAAATATGATTGTTCAATATCTAAGCCAAGGAATTCATTATCCCAATCAAAATTAAAAATGTGATGGTTTAACAAAGTGTAGTTGCCATTATAAAAGTCAAAATTGTTATGTACATTATTGATGTTTGGATTAGAACTAAATAAATACTCAAACAAGACTGGAAAATGGACACAACCTGGAAAGGGGTCTATTAGATCGACATGGGAAATTCTATCATCTTCAGATGTAAAGACCAAGTCAAGTATATTATCAGACCGGACATAAGTACATAGCGTAACCCACCGTATATGACCCAAAGATGAAAACAAATCAAGAAATCTAATATCAATAGAGGAAGTACAATAAGGAACCTCAGTGGACCAGACAACAGTAGGGAGATTAAAGTCACCAACCAGTATTAATTCTTTTCCAACACAGAAAGATTCCAGGTATGAAACAAGAGCAATATTATCTTCCAAAGAATTACTTGGGGGCCTGTAAACTACTAATATGGTAACGCCAAAATCAGGCAAAATACCCCAACAGTATTCGGATGATCTGAATAAGTTTTCCCCATTTTAATATCATCTCGAATGTAAATCCCAACACCGTGAATTCTTAGATTTAAGGGAGAGTCATTTCGGAAAAATTTACAACCCAATATATTGATAACTTGATCAGAAACATTGCAAGTTAGCCAAGTTTCACAAACACAACATACCCCAATACTGTGACTAGAAACAAACTCTGCCAAAAAGTTAACTTTATTAATTAAACAGTTGAGATTCAAAAGAACAAAAGCAATGAAGAGATTATCTACAGAAGAATTACCCAGATTTTGCCGAGAAGAAACATCTACATGAGGTTTTTTTAGGGTTCCCATCTTTTGAACATACTTCAAGGTTAGAGGCAGAGGACGCAACTAACTGAGACGTGGGAGGAGTATGAGGGGACTCATGACTGGGCAAAACAACAGAGGCTAAGCTTTTGTTAGAAATGTGTGAAGAACTAACAGGCTGGGAGTTTCGGATGGCCTGGGCAGAAGCCCGTTTTTTCCGCAGCTCTTCCCGCTGATTGTAGGTGAGGTCCCAAGAGATGAAAATGTTGGAAAACTGACTCCCAGAAAGTTTACTGCACTTAGACAGTAACTCTTGCCTCACCCTGACGTTTGATATCTTGGCTCTCACCAAGGAAGCAGAGATAGGCACAATATCTACAAGTGTGATTGGTTCAACTCGCTCCGGCCATAAATAGGAAACAAGTGGATTAAATCTGTCCTGAAAATTTTCCCCAAATGTAAGCCCTTTGATGATGATactgtccttcctcttttccctctcgctCAACTCACGAACTTCTTCTTTAATAATGGTCCGAATATCAGGGCCCGCAACCCTGCCACTATCTCTTGAAAAGACACCATCGTTTACCATATTGTTGAATCTTAGATCAATAGATCTCACTGTGTTGCTGAGACCTGCGATAGTATTAAACATCTGGGTCATGCACTCCCTAAGTGACCCGAGCTCACCTTGATTCTCCTTCCCACTACCTGAAGCAGCAGGAGGAAGCAGTCTGCATTTGGTGCAAACAAACTTTACTCCCTTACCCTGGTGCTGCAGTACCTGCTTAACAAAATCAGAGGGAAGTCCAGTACACACCTGCGACCCATGACACCACTGACCACACTCGTCGCAGGCAATGCCACCCTCCTCATCATCCTTGACCGGGAAACGAGAGGTGACACAGGGGAAAGAGTCCGCAACAACCACCCCAGGAGACGGTGATCCATGCCCACTCCCAGCACTACTGGATGCACCAGGAGCTCCCTGCACCCTTGTAACTGGGCTACTGCCCCTCTCGGTACTTGTCCTCCAGGACCCGCCTCCTCCTTATGTTTCacccctcaacataaccagctcgaCATAAGTGAGTATTAATTAGTACATTGTTGCCAAACCCTGAGCTGCACATATGAGAGGGAtgccaactcaaaataaaatattggaatttggtataattttgatgttaaaagcatattgacgtattagaaatatgtataaaataaaataaagtatttttggGTGTTGTTGGcgatgcatagaccaacatcacatggaataatgataaaattaaagacgtagcccctcaaacatgtaaacaaacatttccGCGAGCTTCAAGCTAGCAGTCAGCCATGGACGCAAACAGCCAGCCACGACCTTAAgagcccctcagcagccagcgaagtcagcagcaacagcagcagcagctacaccagcagcagcagcttcttcaggagcagcagcaggagggaccacagcctcacccccagccacaacagcagcagcaggaactgCCGCCACCTACAGCCACACTACAGCCACGCTACAGCCTCCTCGGCAGACACATCACCGCAATGCCAACTGAACGTACGCTGAAACTCTCTCCCTCGTACAGCTATATAGGGAAAAAGCAGCCATCCTCAAAGGAATTTTTTCAGAAAATGGCTGCTCTGTTGAGGTGAAGGCGTGGGAAAGCATTGTCGCTCGCCTAGCGGCACTCCACCCAGGCTTTAGTAGGTGCACGAAGCAGTGCCAGAGACGCTGGCAGACAGTGATGCAAGATGCAAAAACTAAAATATGGGCCTTCCATAAGGACAGGATTGGAACAGGTAAGATTTTTCTTGAAATAAAAGGGTATTCATGAAGTGCAAGGAATGGTTAACAAGCAAATAGTGACAGTCCTGTAATTTTCAATGCTTATTAAGTGCTTGATGGAAATAACATTTGTAATGTATTGCCTTATCTTTTCAATCAAGGGAATTCAACTGACTTAGCCTTGCACTCGTGTACCAatatatatccatatatatatatatatatatatatatatatatatatatatatatatatatatatatatatatatatatatatatatatatatatatatatatatatatatatatatatacatagatattgATACATCAAGGACAtctcttcgtgcccgaaaagtcctcagctgccgcaGTCGAGCACCCACTACCTCCGCCAGCTGGACTGTTATGCTTAGGCCTAGAATGCAATGTTACTTCCACCAGCGTAGGCTAGTCAGTTTAGGTTCCCCTTAGTTGAAACCTAAGGGTTATGCTTCCCTTACGTCTCGGTGTacgccattttcttgatttatgcctcacataagcgaaacatattctttataagtacggACCCTGGTCACTGCACCCCGTCCacggccaccgccaccacccggCATGGCTAAGAACAAGGCCAAACCCCAAACAACACAACCTATAAAAAAGGAACCAAAACTGTTCCAAGGACAGAAATACAAtttcatgaaaacaaacaaagcCGACACTTACCAACAGGCTAACAATACAAACAATCCAACCAACAAAACGAACGACGCGAACTCAAAACACACCAAAACAAAccctaaaactaaaaaaaagctgTTAAAACACAACAAATATCCCGGAAAACTACAACTAGGCCAAAAAGACAGAGACTACACTaataaaatacgaaaagaaaaccgGGATATACCACCCAGTACTCGGTAACAACAACGCAGGAAGAGAGCACTCAGGGAAACGTCTGACTCCAACGACTGCCAACCGCTAAGCACATGGataatagtaactttttatatgaTATACTTACAGATACTTACAGAAGACCTCCTGGAAGAGGCTTACGCCTGTGACTCCAGATCTACGTTAACAACttgtggcagtgtgtggtggacgaTTTGAGCCTTGTAATTATATTTCAAATCTTGGTTAGCCCAGAATTGATCGAGTCTGGATTCAAACTGAATCACTGTTGTTGCCGTCACCACCCACTCAGGCAGTTGATTCCAATTATTCACTACTCTACTTGGGAAAGCATACTTCCTTACATCCAACCGTGATCTTGACTTAAACAGTTTCAATGAATTTCCCCTACTCCTGCTTTCTTCTCTAAGTTTCAATATTCCTCTGGTACATGCATCATCATATTTCCCAGTGAGTATCTTATAGGCCTCAATTAGATCTCCCCTTGctcttctatatgccagtgtgGGCAGTCTCAGCTTCCTCAGTCTCTCTTCGTAGGAAAGTCCCTTGAGTTCAGGCACCATCCTAGTAGCCCTTCGCTGAACGTTTTCCACAATTTCAATGTCTTTCACCAAGTAAGGACTCCATACTTGGTTGGCGTATTCAATGCATGGCCTTACCAGTGCCTTAAACAAGGATTTAAATATTTCAGAATCCAATGAAACAAAAGTTCTTCTAATTATTCCCACTAAATTATtggctttatttactttttctactaGATGGTCAGCACAACTTAGTTTATTGTTTATAATGACACCCACATCTTTCTCTGTAGTAATCCTCATTAACTGTTTCTCCATGTGATATCCTTGATCTTCAACAGATGTTCTTCCTATTCTCATGTATTTGCATTTGTCTGGATGAAATCTTAATAACCATTTTTCACTCCATGAATATAAGTCTAACACATCTTGCTGCAACTTCCGACAGTCATCTTCTTCTTTAATGCATCTAAAGATCTTAGTATCATCCGCATACATATATACTTCACTATCATTTGATATTTTATCAGGGAGATCATTTATGAATATTACAAACAGCAATGGCCCGAGAACAGACCCCTGCGGCACTCCACTTATCACTGGCTTCCAACTTGACatttcccccttcaccaccactctttgttttctctgtgttAGAAAAGCTGTAATCCATTCCTGGTACTCTTTTCCAACTCCATAACTCTTAATTTTACTTATAAGCCTTTTATGTGcca
Above is a window of Eriocheir sinensis breed Jianghai 21 chromosome 16, ASM2467909v1, whole genome shotgun sequence DNA encoding:
- the LOC126999240 gene encoding ubiquinone biosynthesis protein COQ4 homolog, mitochondrial-like, producing the protein MLRCRRLSTLGLFGERRCLATTITTQDSSPQTMEGSARAIPITLQPDRPSGSHSADHESDQQQHAAAGESPRLGFTPPEEEEVEAPPLYDTHIRTNPFQKTILTFGAAAAALLDPRRHDMVAVLGETTGGSALARLHTAMVEDPEGCRILVDKPRINSSTIDLDTLAKLPKDTLGRMYISFLEDNKVTPDSRLPVQFVDNPELAYVMQRYREGHDLFHTTLGMPTNMLGEVAVKWVEAIQTGLPMCYGAAVFGPLRFRPKQRQKYVSVYLPWAIRVGRTARLLMNIYFEERWDQSIHQLREEFGVEAPPSI